CGATTGCGGCCCCGACAACACCAATAACACGGCATTCGATGCCAGCGCGCAGATCGCGGTGTTCACGGCCAATGGGGCCTTGTTCACCGATGTCGTCGTTTCGGATCCGGGGGAGACCGTAGTGCCGGTCACGCTCAACGACCCCTGCCTCACGGCGCCCCCGAGCGTATGCGTCCGCACCACCGTTTACATCCACACATTCACGCTTCCTCCTACGCCAGGGGGCTACACGATCAGCTATCAGCGCTGCTGCCGCACGCCGGCCATGGTGAACCTGTCGGGCCAGCAGGGCCTTACCTGCACCATTTCGATCCCAGGTCCGCCGAGCAATGTGAACAGCTCACCGCGCTTCAACGACTATCCGCCCATCGCGCTGTGCCTCGATCAGGACATGAGCTTCGACCACAGCGCCACCGACCCCGATGGGGATCAGCTCGTGTACGGGCTCTGCTCACCTTTCCAAGGCGCCGATAATATCAATCCCGCTCCTCTGGCCGGACCACCGCCCTACGATCCGGTGAGTTGGGCTGCCGGTTACTCCGGCGCCAATCCGATCAACAGCGCGCCGCCCATCGCCATCGATCCCGCCACCGGGGTCCTAACGGTGCACCCGACGCTGCAAGGAACCTTCACGGTCGGCGTATGCGTGAGCGAATTCCGCGATGGCAGCCTCTTGGGCATTTCCCGCCGCGACTTCATGTTCCGCGTGGTGCCTTGCAATGCGGCGGTGAGCGCGATCATCGCTGCGCAAGGCCCTGGACAAGCCTGCTCGCTCACGCAGGCGTTCAGCAACCAGAGCATCGGCGGGCAGTTCTGGCTTTGGGATTTCGGCGATCCCTCGACCACCCTTGATGTGAGCACCGCGCAGCAACCGAGCTATACCTATCCGGCGCCAGGCACCTACTCGGTCACGTTGATCGCGAATCCGGGCGCTCCCTGCGCCGATACCACGGTTGCCGACTATCTCGTAGCACCTTCGCTTCAGCCCACCTTCACGGTGCCGCCCCCATTGTGCGGGCCGCAGGAAATCTATTTCCTCCTTGCGGGCAACATCGGCATAGCGCCCACCATCGAATGGAGCTTCGGCCCAGGCGCATCACCCCAGACCGCGCAGAGCATTGCGCCGACCGTGCAGTTCGAGCCCATCGGCGCGCAACAGGTCACCGTTACCGTGAGCGAGTTCGGCTGCAGCGGCACCTTCAGCGCCAACCTGCAAGTGCACCCGCAACCGGTCGCCGCCTTCGCTGAGCAGGACAGCTTCTGCGATACGCTCGGCTTCACGTTCGCCAACGAGAGCGTCGATGCCGCGAGCTACCAATGGGACTTCGGTGAGCCAGGGACTGCGGCGGATGTCAGCTCGCAGGAGTCGCCATCCTGGATCTATGGGGTGCCTGGCTACCACGCCGTGACGCTGATCGCGCAGAATGGCCCCGTTTGCGCCGATACGGCCATCCGTGTCTTCGATGCCCATTTGCCACCGCCGGTCTTCTTCCTGCGCCCGCCGATCCGGTGTCCCGGTGAAGTGGCATTGCTGAATGCCAGCGGATCGCAAGGCAGCGCGACCGTTGCTTGGGATCTTGGCCTGAGCGGATTCCCGAACGCATCAACGAGCCTCAACGTGCAAGGCATCTTCCCGGAGGTGGGCACTTACCCGGTGACGCTGACCATGACCGAGTTCGGCTGCACCGCGAGCTACACCGATTCGGTGACGGTATTCCCGATGCCTACGGTCGATTTCACCAATGGATCGCTGGCCTGCGTGGGCGCGGAATTCCCGTTCAACGCATTGGTCACCGCCGCCACACCGTATTCCTTGCTCTGGAACCTCGGCGATGGAACGACCGCCACGGCAGAAGCCCTCGTGCACATCTATCAGGATCCCGGGCGCTATTCGGTCTCGCTCACGGCCAGCACCAGCACCGGCTGCGTGGCCACCGTTACGCGCAACAAGCCCGGTGCGGTCGAGGTGTTCCCGAAGCCCGTTGCGGCCTTCACGGCGCTGCCCGATGAGGTGAGCATCATGGATCCCCGCATCGAGGTCGCCGATTACAGCTCGCTCGCTGCAGAGTGGCTCTACGCCATTGAAGGTGAAGAAGTGACGGATTCAGCCTTCGCGCACTCCTTCGCCGATCCCGGCCAGTACACCATCACGCAGATCGTGACCACCGAGCATGGCTGCATGGACAGCACCGCGCGCCTGGTGATCGTGAGCGGCCATTTCTTCTATGCGCCGACCGCCTTCACGCCCGATGGCGACGGGAAGAACGAGGCCTGGCGCCCGAGCGTGGTGGGTGCGCGCGAGTATGAGCTGGCCATATGGGACCGCTGGGGCAACGAGGTCTTCCGCACCAATGATCCTGAGCAGGGCTGGGATGGCTCGGGGTATAGCTCGAGCGTGTTCGTTTTCTGGGCGCGCGTGAAGGAGTGGGGCGCCTACGCGAAGGAGTACCGTGGGCACTTCAGCATGCTGCGCTGAACATCAAGCTGCGCCGCGCTTCCCCAATTCGATCACTTCCAGGTCCTTCGGTTTCCCGCCTTCGAGGGTGAAGCGCATGGCCGTTCTCATGGTATGCCATCCATGCCGGCCAGCGGCACCGGGGTTCATGTAAAGGCAATTCAGCTTGGGGTCGAATTGCACGAGCAGGATGTGCGAATGCCCGCAGATGAAGAGGTCCGGCGGGTCGCGGCGCAGCTCGTCGATCACCGCACGGTCGTAGCGCGGCGGGCGCCCGCCGATGTGCGTGATCCAGACGCGCGCGCCGCCCAGCGTGAAACGTTGGTGCTCTGGAAACGTCGAACGCGCCTTCACATCGTCGATGTTGCCCCATACCGCGCGCAGGGGCTTCCGCTTCGCCAGTTCATCGGTCACGCTGAGATCGCCGATATCGCCGGCGTGCCAGATCTCATCGCATTCGGCGAAGTGATCCTGAAGTCGCGGATCGAGCCAGCCGTGGGTGTCGGAGAGCAGGCCGATGCGGG
The DNA window shown above is from Flavobacteriales bacterium and carries:
- a CDS encoding PKD domain-containing protein encodes the protein MMRTLHRFATSALACAMAGSAWATHIIGGDMYYDHLGGNQYQVTLRLYRDCGPDNTNNTAFDASAQIAVFTANGALFTDVVVSDPGETVVPVTLNDPCLTAPPSVCVRTTVYIHTFTLPPTPGGYTISYQRCCRTPAMVNLSGQQGLTCTISIPGPPSNVNSSPRFNDYPPIALCLDQDMSFDHSATDPDGDQLVYGLCSPFQGADNINPAPLAGPPPYDPVSWAAGYSGANPINSAPPIAIDPATGVLTVHPTLQGTFTVGVCVSEFRDGSLLGISRRDFMFRVVPCNAAVSAIIAAQGPGQACSLTQAFSNQSIGGQFWLWDFGDPSTTLDVSTAQQPSYTYPAPGTYSVTLIANPGAPCADTTVADYLVAPSLQPTFTVPPPLCGPQEIYFLLAGNIGIAPTIEWSFGPGASPQTAQSIAPTVQFEPIGAQQVTVTVSEFGCSGTFSANLQVHPQPVAAFAEQDSFCDTLGFTFANESVDAASYQWDFGEPGTAADVSSQESPSWIYGVPGYHAVTLIAQNGPVCADTAIRVFDAHLPPPVFFLRPPIRCPGEVALLNASGSQGSATVAWDLGLSGFPNASTSLNVQGIFPEVGTYPVTLTMTEFGCTASYTDSVTVFPMPTVDFTNGSLACVGAEFPFNALVTAATPYSLLWNLGDGTTATAEALVHIYQDPGRYSVSLTASTSTGCVATVTRNKPGAVEVFPKPVAAFTALPDEVSIMDPRIEVADYSSLAAEWLYAIEGEEVTDSAFAHSFADPGQYTITQIVTTEHGCMDSTARLVIVSGHFFYAPTAFTPDGDGKNEAWRPSVVGAREYELAIWDRWGNEVFRTNDPEQGWDGSGYSSSVFVFWARVKEWGAYAKEYRGHFSMLR
- a CDS encoding metallophosphoesterase family protein, which codes for MPRIGLLSDTHGWLDPRLQDHFAECDEIWHAGDIGDLSVTDELAKRKPLRAVWGNIDDVKARSTFPEHQRFTLGGARVWITHIGGRPPRYDRAVIDELRRDPPDLFICGHSHILLVQFDPKLNCLYMNPGAAGRHGWHTMRTAMRFTLEGGKPKDLEVIELGKRGAA